In Euphorbia lathyris chromosome 10, ddEupLath1.1, whole genome shotgun sequence, a single genomic region encodes these proteins:
- the LOC136209362 gene encoding factor of DNA methylation 2-like, whose amino-acid sequence MQKPIEIAIKTIDVLVQDTVTRRDKREEELKAQIEEQKLRISEAKKEINSVKMERNKQVKELNAKIEEQKKRILEAKNEITITKEKEALLKAELKETKEEVDALRDLNQLLIGKEVKANNELQDARKELVNMLKEVESGIGVKKMGDLDYEPFIAAAKRKYSRNPSKHAVVDCAYYEALIRDPNWHPFKMITRKDGKVEEIINEEDEKLKEVKNEHGNEVYEAVKTALMELKDYNASGRYPVMELWNFLENRRATLQEAILTMKPDEADKRVKT is encoded by the exons ATGCAGAAGCCTATAGAAATTGCAATCAAAACAATTGATGTCTTAGTTCAAGATACAGTG ACACGAAGGGACAAACGTGAAGAAGAACTGAAAGCCCAAATTGAAGAACAGAAGTTGAGGATTTCGGAGGCTAAAAAGGAAATTAATAGTGTCAAG ATGGAAAGGAACAAACAAGTTAAAGAATTGAATGCCAAAATTGAAGAACAGAAGAAGAGGATTTTGGAGGCTAAGAATGAAATTACTATTACCAAG GAAAAGGAAGCATTACTGAAAGCTGAGTTGAAGGAAACTAAAGAAGAAGTTGATGCCTTGAGAGATCTAAATCAACTTCTTATTGGTAAAGAGGTGAAGGCAAACAATGAATTGCAGGATGCTCGAAAGGAATTAGTAAAT ATGCTGAAAGAGGTTGAGTCAGGTATTGGTGTAAAGAAGATGGGAGATCTTGATTATGAACCATTCATTGCTGCAGCCAAGAGGAAATATTCTCGTAATCCATCAAAACATGCAGTAGTAGATTGTGCATATTATGAAGCTCTTATTCGGGATCCAAACTGGCATCCATTTAAGATGATTACTCGTAAGGATGGGAAAGTTGAG GAGATAatcaatgaagaagatgagaagTTGAAAGAAGTCAAGAATGAACATGGAAATGAAGTCTATGAAGCAGTGAAAACAGCCTTGATGGAATTGAAGGATTATAATGCAAGTGGGAGATACCCTGTGATGGAATTATGGAATTTCCTGGAGAACAGAAGAGCAACATTACAGGAGGCAATTCTAACCATGAAACCTGATGAGGCAGATAAACGAGTCAAAAcctaa
- the LOC136208857 gene encoding putative 1-phosphatidylinositol-3-phosphate 5-kinase FAB1C: protein MGVPDTSLTDLIVKFKSWISWGESDLSPSCLSGEFEMPNNGLKMCCECNRNFSGFFNGYNCQCCGRWLCVKCAGGCESGADVIESNVAKRNGDYRDIMKSCKFCNGRKNNEKVYPSESPRDSPEPPSPSFSGDSIHSDRLVHYLESRDCGFSPLAVTSRSMNSFSPHPSPVSLRHSPSRSDEEEVEDSGNHFYSPSSEYCHDVSDIDSSSVSARYEFYSCKSLGSSPLDSPSRIDFTSYRVGHFVQQGQHKIQLSGNDGPFDQENTAILRRPVKGTEDPQHTDDYSDNQYDKPQKPLDFESNGRIWLPPPPEDENDEADSNFFAYDDEDDDIGDSGAIFSSTSSLSGMFPLKEKHNECNKEPLRAVIQGHFRALVSQLLQGEGIKTCKEDTGEDWLDIVTTIALQAANFVKPDTRRGGSMDPVDYVKVKCIASGSPSDSTLVKGVVCTKNIKHKRMTTQYRNPRLLLLGGALEYQSVVNQLASFNTLVQQENDHLKMIIAKIQALRPNVLLVEKSVSPYAQEYLLAKEISLVLNVKRPLLERIARCTGAFISPSIDNISTTRLGNCELFRVERVSEDHETTNQFNRKPSKTLMFFEGCPRRLGCTVLLRGTCREELKKVKHVVQYAVFAAYHLSLETSFLADEGASLPKMTLKPSIAKPEKTAADDIVDASGHDEGPGDPKPEPEGLFCNLSPFLPNPTDCTFENTLSDVCHDDQLDSFAISQGEDQKLALFSSGVKNPSQSELQVVAEEEIQRQTHESAKSERIDEDEISSEYFSATDTNQSILVSFSSRCVLKGTICERSRLLRIKFYGSFDKPLGRYLRDDLFEQTSYCGSCKEPAEAHVLCYTHQQGNLTINVRSLSSVKLPGERDGKIWMWHRCLRCAHTDGVPPATLRVVMSDAAWGLSFGKFLELSFSNHATANRVAPCGHSLQRDCLRFYGFGSMVAFFRYSPIDILNVHLPPSMLEFNGHIQQEWIKKEADELLGNMEAFYAEISDVLDNMEEKSKCSGSEMSDMNELQNHIMELKDQLKKERDDYSGVLQVNIVGTSHVGQRTLDILELNNLRRALIIGSHVWDRQLYSLDSLLKTNAVVKAIHGEAQLKELRSDTSGKDCKLEYGENVSGYSKPQDSFGNDLLSDPNKSGPSSQHVTEHSRLPSNHYNREEELLSNGEITVDNTLSDGIPSKASTLYDRIDSAWTGTDQVITSIQPPHTSQTDGFEVGSVKQINVSENPPFKRMLAPVRVNSFDSALRVQDRIRKGLPPSSLYLSTIKSFHASGDYRSMVRDPVSNAMRTYSQTLPMEGQKLNLMHSSAPSFVLSASHMAGGARLLLPKRSPNDIVIGVYDNDPASIVSYALSSKEYDDWVSDKSNETDGSWSVNEQCKEDSTTSTLSAWQSFGSSDLDYIRCGSYVSEDPSPSISTLFTDSKRSPHLTISYADDSSITGGKVKFSVTCYFAKQFESLRKNCCPSEVDFIRSLSRCERWSAQGGKSNVYFAKSLDERFIIKQVKKTELDSFEEFASEYFKYLTDSLSSGSPTCLAKVLGIYQVSVRHLKGGKEMKMDLMVMENLFYQRNISRVYDLKGSSRGRYNPDTSGTNQVLLDTNLVEALRTEPLFLGSKAKRSLERAIWNDTSFLASVDVMDYSLLVGVDKERKELVLGIIDFMRQYTWDKHLETWVKASGILGGPKNAAPTIVSPKQYKKRFRKAMTSYFLTVPDHILSIEK from the exons ATGGGAGTACCTGATACTTCACTAACAGATCTAATAGTCAAGTTTAAGTCTTGGATATCTTGGGGGGAAAGCGATCTATCACCATCTTGTTTATCTGGTGAATTTGAAATGCCCAATAACGGTCTGAAAATGTGTTGTGAGTGTAATAGAAATTTCTCTGGGTTCTTCAATGGATACAACTGCCAATGTTGCGGTAGGTGGTTGTGCGTCAAATGTGCTGGCGGCTGTGAATCTGGGGCTGATGTTATTGAATCCAATGTTGCAAAAAGGAATGGTGATTACAGGGACATTATGAAATCCTGCAAGTTCTGCAATGGTAGAAAGAATAATGAGAAAGTCTATCCTTCAGAGTCTCCTCGAGACAGTCCTGAGCCTCCTTCCCCTTCCTTTAGTGGTGATTCGATCCATAGTGATCGCCTTGTCCACTATCTTGAATCTAGGGATTGTGGCTTTTCTCCCCTAGCCGTAACCAGCCGGAGTATGAACTCTTTTAGTCCTCATCCTTCTCCAGTCTCTCTTCGTCACTCTCCCAgcag GAGTGATGAAGAAGAGGTAGAGGATTCAGGGAACCACTTTTATAGCCCATCAAGTGAATACTGCCATGATGTGTCTGATATAGATTCAAGTAGTGTTAGTGCTAGATATGAGTTCTACAGTTGTAAATCACTGGGATCAAGTCCCTTAGACAGCCCTTCTAGGATTGATTTTACTTCCTATAGAGTTGGGCATTTTGTACAGCAGGGACAACACAAAATACAATTGTCCGGGAATGATGGTCCCTTTGATCAAGAAAATACGGCTATTTTAAGAAGGCCTGTCAAAGGGACTGAGGATCCGCAACATACTGATGATTACTCTGATAACCAATATGACAAGCCTCAAAAACCTTTGGATTTTGAAAGTAATGGGCGTATTTGGCTGCCGCCACCTCCTGAGGACGAGAATGATGAGGCAGATAGCAATTTCTTTGCGTATGATGACGAAGATGATGATATTGGGGACTCAGGTGCAATATTTTCATCCACTAGTAGCCTCTCTGGTATGTTTCCTTTGAAGGAGAAACATAATGAGTGTAACAAGGAGCCTCTCAGAGCTGTGATACAAGGACATTTTAGGGCTCTTGTGTCCCAGCTTCTACAGGGAGAGGGTATCAAAACCTGCAAAGAGGACACTGGTGAGGACTGGCTTGACATAGTTACAACAATAGCATTGCAAGCTGCAAATTTTGTGAAACCAGATACCAGAAGAGGAGGCAGTATGGATCCTGTTGATTATGTAAAGGTTAAATGTATAGCATCAGGAAGTCCAAGTGATAG TACCCTTGTGAAGGGAGTAGTTTGTACAAAAAATATAAAGCATAAGCGCATGACTACACAATACAGAAATCCCAGATTACTTCTTTTAGGAGGTGCACTTGAATACCAGAGTGTTGTGAATCAATTGGCATCATTTAATACATTGGTGCAACAG GAAAATGATCATCTTAAGATGATTATTGCAAAGATACAGGCACTTCGCCCAAATGTTCTGCTGGTAGAGAAGAGTGTATCTCCGTATGCCCAAGAATATCTACTGGCAAAAGAAATTTCTTTGGTGCTCAATGTGAAAAGGCCATTGCTGGAGCGGATAGCACGGTGCACTGGTGCTTTTATTAGTCCATCAATTGATAATATATCTACAACACGATTGGGGAATTGTGAACTTTTTCGGGTAGAGAGAGTGTCTGAAGATCATGAGACAACTAATCAGTTTAACAGGAAGCCATCTAAAACATTGATGTTCTTTGAAGGGTGTCCTAGGCGTTTGGGATGCACG GTCCTGCTTAGAGGAACATGCCGTGAAGAACTAAAAAAGGTTAAGCATGTGGTTCAATATGCAGTTTTTGCAGCCTATCATTTGTCCCTTGAGACTTCCTTCCTTGCTGATGAGGGTGCAAGTCTTCCTAAAATGACCCTTAAACCCTCGATTGCTAAACCAGAAAAGACAGCAGCTGATGACATAGTTGATGCCTCTGGCCATGATGAGGGACCTGGGGATCCAAAACCAGAGCCTGAAGGATTATTTTGCAATCTTTCTCCTTTTTTGCCCAATCCCACGGACTGTACATTTGAGAATACACTTTCTGATGTGTGCCATGATGATCAATTGGACTCATTTGCTATCAGTCAAGGTGAGGATCAGAAGTTGGCTCTGTTTTCTTCTGGTGTTAAAAATCCTTCACAGTCAGAATTGCAAGTTGTTGCTGAAGAGGAAATTCAGAGGCAGACTCATGAGTCTGCTAAATCTGAGAGGATTGATGAAGATGAAATCTCAAGTGAATATTTCTCAGCCACTGACACTAACCAAAGCATATTAGTATCATTTTCAAGCCGCTGTGTGCTGAAAGGAACTATATGTGAACGCTCTAGGCTACTTCGCATAAAGTTCTATGGATCTTTTGACAAGCCACTTGGAAGATATCTACGTGATGACCTGTTTGAACAG ACATCTTATTGTGGGTCTTGTAAGGAGCCAGCCGAAGCACATGTTCTTTGTTACACTCACCAGCAAGGAAATCTTACGATCAATGTTAGATCCCTTTCCTCTGTAAAGTTGCCCGGTGAAAGAGATGGAAAGATATGGATGTGGCACCGTTGCCTAAGGTGTGCTCATACAGATGGTGTCCCACCAGCAACTCTTAGAGTAGTTATGTCAGATGCAGCTTGGGGACTTTCTTTTGGGAAGTTTTTGGAGCTGAGCTTTTCAAACCATGCAACTGCTAATCGTGTGGCTCCCTGTGGTCATTCTTTGCAGCGAGACTGCCTTCGATTTTATGG GTTTGGGAGCATGGTTGCGTTCTTCCGTTATTCTCCCATTGATATATTAAACGTTCATTTACCCCCATCAATGCTTGAATTCAATGGCCATATTCAGCAAGAGTGGATCAAAAAAGAAGCAgatgag CTTTTGGGCAACATGGAAGCCTTCTATGCAGAAATATCCGACGTACTTGATAACATGGAGGAGAAAAGTAAGTGTTCTGGAAGTGAAATGTCAGATATGAACGAGTTACAGAATCACATCATGGAGCTGAAAGATCAACttaaaaaggaaagagatgattACAGT GGCGTTCTTCAAGTGAATATAGTGGGAACTTCACATGTGGGTCAGAGAACTTTGGACATTCTAGAACTTAATAACTTGAGGCGTGCTCTTATTATTGGTTCACATGTTTGGGATCGTCAGCTTTATTCATTGGACTCTCTTCTCAAGACAAATGCTGTTGTCAAGGCTATACATGGGGAGGCACAGCTGAAAGAGTTAAGAAGTGATACATCAGGTAAGGACTGCAAGCTTGAGTATGGAGAAAATGTCTCCGGCTATTCAAAACCACAGGACTCTTTTGGGAATGACCTGTTGTCTGATCCAAATAAGAGTGGTCCCTCTTCTCAACATGTTACTGAACATTCTAGATTGCCTTCTAATCATTATAACAGAGAGGAGGAACTCCTTTCAAATGGGGAAATTACTGTGGATAATACATTATCAGACGGCATTCCCTCCAAAGCATCCACTCTCTATGACAGAATTGATTCTGCATGGACGGGTACTGATCAAGTCATCACCAGCATTCAACCTCCACATACATCTCAGACAGATGGATTCGAAGTAGGGTCTGTTAAGCAGATAAATGTTAGCGAGAATCCTCCTTTTAAAAGGATGCTGGCACCAGTAAGAGTTAATTCTTTCGACTCTGCATTGAGGGTCCAGGACAGAATCCGGAAGGGATTGCCTCCTTCTTCATTGTATTTATCGACTATTAAATCATTCCATGCATCTGGAGATTACAGGAGTATGGTTAGAGACCCTGTTTCAAATGCAATGAGGACTTACTCCCAAACATTGCCGATGGAGGGACAGAAATTGAATTTAATGCATAGTTCTGCACCCTCATTTGTCTTGTCTGCATCTCATATGGCTGGAGGAGCTCGGTTGTTACTTCCTAAGAGGAGCCCAAATGATATCGTTATTGGCGTATATGACAATGATCCTGCCAGCATAGTTTCGTATGCCCTTAGTTCCAAGGAATATGATGACTGGGTGTCTGACAAGTCAAATGAGACTGATGGGAGCTGGAGTGTGAATGAACAATGCAAAGAAGATTCTACAACTTCCACATTGTCAGCTTGGCAATCTTTTGGTTCTTCGGACTTGGATTATATCCGTTGTGGGAGTTATGTGTCTGAAGACCCTTCACCATCCATCAGTACACTGTTTACAGATTCCAAAAGATCTCCACATTTAACAATATCTTACGCAGATGATTCTTCGATAACTGGAGGCAAAGTAAAGTTTTCTGTCACTTGTTACTTTGCTAAGCAGTTTGAGTCTCTGAGGAAGAACTGCTGTCCCAGTGAAGTTGATTTCATACGTTCATTGAGTCGCTGCGAGAGATGGAGTGCACAAGGGGGAAAAAGCAATGTATATTTTGCCAAGTCATTGGATGAGAGATTCATTATAAAGCAAGTTAAAAAAACAGAGTTGGACTCTTTTGAGGAATTTGCATCGGAGTACTTCAAATACTTGACAGATTCTCTTAGCTCAGGAAGTCCTACATGCCTTGCAAAAGTTCTTGGTATTTATCAG GTTAGTGTAAGGCACTTGAAAGGTGGCAAGGAAATGAagatggatctgatggtgatGGAAAATCTGTTTTACCAGAGAAATATTTCCAGGGTCTATGACCTTAAAGGTTCTTCCCGGGGACGCTATAATCCAGATACAAGTGGGACAAACCAAGTATTGCTAGATACGAATCTGGTAGAAGCTCTACGTACAGAACCGTTATTTCTTGGAAGTAAAGCGAAGAGAAGCCTAGAGCGAGCCATATGGAACGATACGTCTTTTTTGGCG TCAGTGGATGTTATGGACTATTCATTGCTGGTAGGGGTGGACAAGGAGAGGAAGGAGCTGGTATTAGGTATAATTGATTTCATGAGACAGTATACATGGGACAAGCATTTAGAGACATGGGTAAAGGCATCTGGTATACTTGGTGGCCCTAAAAATGCAGCCCCAACCATTGTTTCTCCTAAACAATACAAGAAGAGATTCAGAAAAGCTATGACTTCTTATTTTCTTACAGTGCCTGATCACATTCTTTCTATTGAAAAATAA